A section of the Methanococcoides sp. LMO-2 genome encodes:
- a CDS encoding ArsR family transcriptional regulator — protein MTHQIILINIEKPVEKDLENDIHWFCDSFGLSSGRDVEEISKKIVMDMLSNLSRNEGVTSEMLANSLDISLSRVNHHLRNLIGSGLVYRRKKMLYLRGGSLRAAVCEMRKDSERIFDELEKIAEEIDNEVGLRSR, from the coding sequence ATGACTCACCAGATCATCCTTATAAATATTGAAAAACCCGTGGAAAAGGACCTCGAAAATGACATCCATTGGTTCTGTGATAGTTTCGGTCTCTCCTCGGGCAGGGATGTGGAGGAAATCTCCAAAAAGATAGTAATGGATATGCTCTCAAACCTTTCCCGTAACGAAGGTGTTACTTCAGAGATGCTTGCAAATTCCCTGGATATCAGTTTATCAAGGGTAAATCATCACCTCCGAAATCTCATTGGCTCGGGCCTTGTCTACCGTAGAAAAAAGATGCTGTATCTTCGCGGTGGCAGTCTAAGGGCTGCGGTCTGCGAGATGAGGAAAGATTCAGAAAGGATCTTTGATGAGCTGGAAAAGATCGCTGAGGAGATCGATAATGAGGTTGGCCTGAGAAGTAGGTGA
- the clpB gene encoding ATP-dependent chaperone ClpB has protein sequence MDLNRFTQKAQEAIQKSFTISARYYNQQTDCEHMFLALMEQDGGLVPTLLTNMGADTQEIVRKLEQHLSGLPQVSGPGSEQAYVSQSYNRVLDTADKEARSMNDEYVSVEHLLIALLKEKGSPGSRILQEAGVTTEATLQAIKELRGNRRITTENPEDTMEPLKKYGIDFTELAAQGKLDPVIGRDQEIRHTIEILSRRRKNNPVLIGEAGVGKTAIVEGLALRIAKRDVPDDMKDKKIIALDMGSLIAGAKFRGEFEERLKAVLKEVVESEGQIILFIDELHTIVGAGATEGAMDAGNLLKPMLARGELHCIGATTLDEYRKYIEKDAALERRFLPVLVDQPDVENTISILRGLKEKYEVHHGVRLKDTALVAAAVLSDRYISDRFLPDKAIDLVDEAAAKVRTSIDSKPPELDEADRKILQLEIEREALKKEKDAASKERLADLEKELADIRAESDAMRAKWQAEKDVIANLGSLKQQIEEIKVQLELAENSGDFEQASKLKYGTLAPLEHQYKEEEEKLQEQQEEMLLKEEVGEEDIAQVVSQWTNIPITKLMEGEREKLTHLEDKLHERLIGQDETVKAVSDAVIRAYAGIKDPKRPIGSFIFLGPTGVGKTELAKALAAELFDDENNMIRIDMSEYMEKHTVSRLIGAPPGYIGHEEGGQLTEAVRRRPYSVVLFDEIEKAHHDVFNVMLQILDDGRLTDSHGRTVDFKNTLIIMTSNICVDYAISKLEKGEDYAKMQEMAQNELTKHFRPEFINRIDELAIFRPLTKDQLVHIVDIKVADLVHRLRDKRITLEITDDAKHYLGDAGYSEMFGARPLKRVIQNEVETAVAKLIVAGKALEGCTVIVGANERGITVEVKEPAEE, from the coding sequence ATGGATCTAAACCGTTTTACACAGAAAGCACAGGAAGCCATCCAGAAGTCATTCACAATTTCTGCAAGATACTACAACCAGCAGACAGATTGTGAACACATGTTCCTTGCATTGATGGAACAGGACGGTGGCCTCGTGCCCACACTTCTTACAAACATGGGCGCTGATACACAGGAGATCGTCCGGAAGCTTGAACAGCACTTATCAGGACTTCCACAGGTATCCGGCCCGGGAAGCGAGCAGGCATACGTGAGCCAGTCCTACAACCGGGTCCTGGATACTGCTGACAAGGAAGCACGCTCCATGAACGACGAGTATGTCAGTGTTGAACACCTCCTCATAGCATTATTAAAAGAAAAAGGAAGCCCCGGCTCCCGCATACTTCAAGAGGCAGGAGTCACAACAGAAGCAACGTTACAGGCAATAAAAGAACTAAGGGGGAACCGCCGCATCACAACCGAAAATCCCGAAGATACAATGGAACCGCTCAAGAAATACGGTATCGACTTTACAGAACTTGCTGCACAGGGAAAACTTGACCCTGTTATCGGAAGGGACCAGGAGATCAGGCACACCATCGAGATCCTTTCCCGCCGCAGGAAGAACAATCCGGTCCTCATAGGAGAGGCCGGTGTCGGTAAGACCGCAATTGTCGAAGGCCTTGCACTGCGTATTGCAAAGAGGGACGTCCCCGATGACATGAAAGACAAGAAGATAATCGCACTGGACATGGGTTCCCTGATCGCTGGAGCGAAGTTTAGAGGAGAGTTCGAGGAACGCCTGAAGGCAGTATTAAAGGAAGTTGTGGAATCCGAAGGACAGATCATCCTCTTTATCGATGAGCTGCACACCATTGTAGGTGCAGGTGCCACAGAGGGTGCCATGGATGCAGGAAACCTGTTAAAGCCTATGCTGGCAAGGGGCGAGCTCCACTGTATCGGTGCTACCACCCTTGATGAGTACCGCAAGTACATCGAGAAGGATGCAGCTCTTGAGAGACGTTTCCTGCCGGTACTTGTGGACCAGCCTGATGTCGAGAACACCATTTCCATCCTGAGAGGACTGAAAGAGAAGTATGAGGTCCACCACGGAGTAAGGCTTAAGGATACCGCACTTGTGGCAGCAGCAGTTCTCAGCGACCGTTACATCTCGGACAGGTTCCTGCCTGACAAGGCCATCGACCTTGTGGACGAGGCAGCTGCAAAGGTCAGGACATCCATCGACAGCAAGCCACCGGAACTTGACGAAGCTGACAGGAAGATCCTCCAGCTGGAGATCGAGCGCGAAGCACTCAAAAAAGAGAAGGATGCAGCTTCAAAGGAGAGGCTTGCAGACCTTGAGAAAGAGCTTGCGGACATCCGTGCCGAATCCGATGCCATGCGGGCAAAATGGCAGGCTGAAAAGGATGTTATCGCAAACCTGGGTTCCCTGAAGCAGCAGATCGAAGAGATCAAGGTCCAGTTAGAACTTGCCGAGAACAGCGGAGACTTCGAACAGGCATCCAAGCTGAAATACGGCACACTCGCACCTCTTGAACACCAGTACAAGGAAGAGGAAGAAAAACTGCAGGAACAACAGGAAGAAATGCTCCTCAAGGAAGAGGTAGGCGAGGAGGATATCGCACAGGTGGTAAGCCAGTGGACGAACATCCCGATCACCAAGCTCATGGAAGGCGAGCGCGAGAAGCTCACACATCTGGAAGACAAGCTCCATGAGAGGCTTATCGGACAGGATGAGACGGTGAAGGCTGTCTCTGATGCAGTCATCCGTGCCTATGCAGGTATCAAGGACCCGAAGAGGCCGATTGGAAGCTTCATCTTCCTCGGACCTACCGGTGTTGGTAAGACAGAGCTTGCTAAAGCACTTGCAGCAGAGTTGTTCGATGATGAGAACAACATGATCCGCATTGACATGTCCGAGTACATGGAAAAGCACACAGTATCAAGGCTTATCGGTGCCCCACCGGGATACATCGGCCATGAGGAAGGCGGACAGCTCACCGAAGCAGTACGCAGGAGACCGTATTCAGTTGTTCTGTTCGATGAGATCGAAAAGGCACACCATGATGTGTTCAATGTCATGCTCCAGATACTCGATGACGGACGCCTGACAGATTCACACGGAAGGACGGTGGACTTCAAGAACACGCTCATCATCATGACATCGAACATCTGCGTGGACTACGCTATCTCAAAACTTGAGAAAGGCGAGGACTATGCAAAGATGCAGGAGATGGCACAGAATGAGCTGACAAAGCACTTCAGGCCGGAGTTCATCAACCGTATCGATGAGCTGGCGATCTTCAGGCCACTGACGAAGGACCAGCTTGTTCATATCGTGGACATCAAGGTTGCAGACCTTGTCCACAGGCTCAGGGATAAGAGGATCACCCTTGAGATCACCGATGATGCAAAGCACTACCTTGGAGATGCAGGTTACAGCGAAATGTTTGGTGCACGCCCACTGAAACGTGTGATCCAGAACGAGGTTGAGACAGCAGTTGCAAAACTGATCGTTGCAGGAAAGGCTCTTGAAGGATGCACCGTTATCGTGGGTGCCAATGAACGGGGAATCACTGTAGAAGTGAAAGAACCGGCCGAAGAATAA
- a CDS encoding archaetidylserine synthase: MMFKLLRIPDFMTLGNALFGMMAIFSACSGYDDLAFILILFAAIADGMDGFLARKVGSSDVGEYLDSLADAISFGVAPACALYFIYGYTHPYLMAIVACFYLFCGILRLARFNTKHKSIPDFEGLPITAAAVVMASYLLIADRYVYFYGVIGIMVLLSLLMVSEYPYPKLRGSKAMGFVALVFALPIMSYFVLPAYLPVFSTVMFLLLLLYLESPIMRVPRKYYED, from the coding sequence ATGATGTTCAAGCTCCTCCGTATCCCTGACTTCATGACACTTGGGAATGCCCTTTTCGGCATGATGGCGATCTTCAGTGCATGCTCCGGTTATGATGACCTTGCTTTCATATTGATACTTTTTGCAGCTATTGCTGACGGAATGGATGGTTTCCTGGCACGCAAGGTCGGTAGCAGTGATGTTGGTGAGTATCTTGATTCCCTTGCAGACGCGATATCTTTCGGTGTTGCACCTGCCTGTGCCCTATACTTCATCTATGGATATACCCACCCATACCTGATGGCTATTGTTGCCTGTTTCTACCTCTTCTGCGGAATTCTTCGTCTTGCAAGGTTCAACACGAAGCACAAAAGCATACCTGACTTTGAGGGCCTGCCAATAACCGCAGCTGCTGTGGTAATGGCTTCCTATTTGCTCATAGCAGACCGTTACGTTTACTTTTACGGCGTAATCGGTATCATGGTGTTGCTTTCTTTACTTATGGTCAGTGAATATCCATATCCAAAGCTAAGAGGCTCAAAAGCAATGGGATTTGTGGCTCTTGTATTTGCTTTACCCATAATGTCCTACTTTGTGCTCCCTGCATATCTTCCTGTATTTTCCACAGTGATGTTCCTCTTATTGCTCCTCTATCTTGAATCTCCGATAATGAGGGTCCCGAGGAAATATTACGAGGACTGA
- a CDS encoding phosphatidylserine decarboxylase — translation MLAKDSASWIAFMGFFALAVTIASFLTDLLSLRYLSYAAFAIFVFMIWFFRDPDRTTKICDHCLFSAADGKVIDISNGKVCVFMNIHNVHVNRAPISGKVRSIEHKKGGHMPAFNKDSDRNERTITVIGSSHGDVEVTQIAGVLVRRIVSYLQEGDEVVSGQKIGMIRFGSRVDVSIPSNFEISCKVGDRVYAGESMIAKEKGFRRKQ, via the coding sequence ATGTTAGCTAAAGATTCGGCCTCATGGATCGCTTTTATGGGCTTTTTTGCTCTGGCAGTCACAATAGCGTCTTTCCTTACTGACCTTTTATCGCTACGGTACCTGTCATATGCTGCTTTTGCTATCTTTGTCTTCATGATCTGGTTCTTCAGGGACCCTGACAGGACAACAAAGATATGTGACCACTGCCTGTTCTCTGCTGCAGACGGAAAGGTCATAGACATTAGCAATGGGAAGGTCTGTGTTTTCATGAACATCCACAATGTTCATGTCAACCGTGCACCGATCTCCGGTAAGGTCCGCAGCATAGAGCACAAAAAAGGTGGCCATATGCCTGCCTTCAACAAGGATTCTGACAGGAACGAGCGTACTATCACGGTCATAGGGAGCAGCCATGGTGATGTGGAGGTGACCCAGATAGCCGGTGTCCTCGTGCGCAGGATCGTATCCTATTTGCAGGAAGGTGACGAGGTTGTCAGCGGCCAAAAGATCGGTATGATACGATTTGGCTCAAGGGTTGATGTGAGTATTCCTTCAAATTTCGAGATATCCTGTAAGGTAGGTGACCGCGTGTATGCAGGTGAATCCATGATCGCAAAAGAAAAAGGCTTCAGGAGGAAACAATAA
- the artA gene encoding archaeosortase A — protein sequence MIENVLWIAVALMVLSSVIPTKRGAKYLVGGVGWIFFSVHWAYQPVHYIEISDYFNVVLTLAIAAFCLFMAHNMIREYREPSISGRGGDIDIVLMVTSATAIGSLFYFPFANIPALNQWLISNVTNATAGLLTFLGYNVDSTWHKITYNGYTVQIILACTAIESIALFTGLIISINAPFKRLMSAFMISVPVIYALNIVRDAFVIVAYGDQWFGPESFEIAHHVIAKIGSAIALFVIAYAVMRILPELLDMIDGLWQMTTRHVRNIVRKS from the coding sequence ATGATAGAGAATGTACTATGGATCGCAGTTGCCCTGATGGTCCTCTCCTCGGTAATTCCTACAAAAAGAGGCGCAAAGTACCTCGTAGGCGGGGTAGGGTGGATTTTCTTTTCCGTCCATTGGGCATACCAGCCAGTTCACTATATTGAGATCAGTGATTACTTCAATGTAGTGCTGACCCTGGCAATTGCCGCGTTCTGTCTTTTCATGGCACATAATATGATACGTGAGTACAGGGAGCCTTCTATATCAGGAAGGGGTGGCGATATTGATATCGTCCTGATGGTAACAAGTGCAACGGCCATAGGCTCATTGTTCTATTTCCCTTTCGCGAACATTCCTGCCCTGAACCAGTGGCTCATATCCAATGTGACCAATGCTACGGCCGGTCTTCTCACCTTTCTGGGATACAATGTGGATTCAACATGGCATAAGATCACCTACAATGGCTATACTGTGCAGATAATCCTTGCCTGTACTGCCATCGAAAGCATTGCCCTTTTCACAGGACTTATAATCTCCATCAATGCACCTTTCAAAAGGCTCATGTCAGCATTTATGATCTCGGTGCCGGTAATATATGCACTTAATATTGTCAGGGATGCCTTTGTAATAGTGGCCTACGGTGACCAGTGGTTCGGTCCTGAAAGTTTTGAGATCGCACACCATGTGATCGCCAAGATCGGATCAGCTATTGCGCTCTTTGTGATAGCTTATGCTGTGATGCGAATATTGCCTGAGCTTCTTGACATGATCGACGGTCTGTGGCAGATGACGACCAGGCATGTCAGGAATATTGTACGGAAAAGCTAA
- a CDS encoding NUDIX hydrolase, which translates to MTVPTTPLLTVDAVIILNRKIVLIKRKNPPFKNNFALPGGFVEVGETTEAAVIREAKEETGLSIDIIKLVGVYSEPSRDPRGHTVSVCYLAIGHGEPRAATDAAGVALFDIKELPDIAFDHQKMIDDAGDDINGILSKM; encoded by the coding sequence ATGACAGTTCCAACCACACCCCTGCTAACAGTTGATGCCGTAATCATATTAAACAGGAAGATTGTACTCATTAAAAGGAAGAACCCTCCCTTTAAAAACAACTTCGCATTGCCTGGCGGTTTTGTGGAGGTGGGAGAGACGACCGAAGCTGCGGTCATTCGTGAAGCAAAGGAAGAGACCGGGCTGTCTATCGATATTATTAAATTGGTTGGAGTATATTCAGAGCCTTCGCGCGACCCGAGAGGACATACTGTGTCCGTTTGTTACCTTGCGATCGGCCACGGAGAGCCAAGAGCCGCCACGGACGCCGCCGGAGTAGCATTGTTCGACATAAAGGAGCTGCCGGACATAGCTTTCGACCACCAGAAAATGATTGACGACGCAGGAGACGATATTAATGGAATTCTGTCCAAAATGTAA
- a CDS encoding transcription factor S encodes MEFCPKCKSMMFPIEGSLKCKKCGYVKEKEEAPELVSRSNREEREVTVLEGNIDEGLPTTTVRCPECENNTAYWWLRQLRSADESETRFFKCTKCSFTWREYD; translated from the coding sequence ATGGAATTCTGTCCAAAATGTAAGAGCATGATGTTCCCCATCGAAGGCTCATTAAAATGCAAAAAATGCGGGTATGTAAAAGAGAAGGAAGAAGCGCCTGAACTTGTATCAAGATCAAACCGTGAAGAAAGAGAAGTTACAGTTCTTGAAGGAAATATTGACGAAGGACTCCCGACAACTACTGTAAGATGCCCTGAATGTGAAAACAATACCGCATACTGGTGGCTTAGACAGCTGAGATCTGCTGATGAATCCGAGACAAGGTTCTTCAAGTGTACCAAATGCAGCTTCACATGGCGTGAATATGACTAA
- a CDS encoding DNA polymerase sliding clamp yields MFKATIDAYLLKDSVETLSVLVDEARFRISPEGIAVRAVDPANVAMVSFDLATEAFDDFSADDCELGLDLSRVSDILGVADRDDKVHMELNEDTKKLMIQIGGFSYTLSLLDPSTIRAEPRIPQLDLPAQIVLNGKDLQKAVKAAEKISDHMLLGVEGEDFFMEAEGDTDRVKLTMSRDQLIDIKPNDTRSLFSLDYLSDIIKPASKSNEVTLHLGKDFPIKINFSIANGAGTIGYLLAPRIESD; encoded by the coding sequence ATGTTCAAGGCGACAATTGATGCATATCTTCTAAAGGATTCAGTCGAAACACTATCTGTACTCGTGGATGAAGCAAGGTTCAGGATATCACCGGAAGGAATCGCCGTCCGGGCAGTCGATCCTGCAAACGTTGCAATGGTCAGTTTTGACCTGGCGACCGAGGCATTCGATGATTTCAGTGCAGATGACTGCGAACTGGGATTGGACCTCTCAAGAGTAAGTGACATACTCGGAGTTGCAGACAGGGATGACAAGGTCCACATGGAACTTAATGAAGATACAAAGAAACTGATGATCCAGATCGGCGGTTTCTCATACACACTATCCTTACTTGATCCGTCAACCATCCGTGCAGAACCAAGGATACCACAGCTCGACCTTCCGGCACAGATCGTCCTTAACGGCAAGGACCTCCAGAAGGCTGTCAAGGCTGCAGAGAAGATCAGCGACCACATGTTACTTGGTGTTGAAGGAGAGGACTTCTTCATGGAAGCAGAGGGTGACACTGACCGTGTGAAGCTCACAATGTCAAGAGATCAGCTGATCGACATCAAGCCCAACGACACACGTTCACTGTTCTCACTGGACTACCTTTCAGATATCATCAAACCAGCCTCAAAATCCAATGAAGTTACACTTCACCTTGGAAAGGACTTCCCGATAAAGATCAACTTCTCCATTGCCAACGGAGCCGGAACTATCGGATACCTCCTTGCACCAAGGATCGAGTCTGACTAA
- the priL gene encoding DNA primase regulatory subunit PriL, with the protein MESRDLALYPFVSEASEYVGSLGFSPERLLSSRALDAARMRGKERVTQSLTGEIEKPSPSASEEGKILTELLSYPFARILVSCIDDQFLIRKYALAEAKAAYRLLKTQQPEFLQEIGVDFRINADTYENEDTHDILFDLHFTDYIRLASPLKDLNWKLVNRKMKAGHVRITKEEFARLLQEAIRVRIQNALPLAVPDEICEACNPHLTDINETLEEKKSDFGVGEFQKVESELFPPCIVEAIAKVRAGVNLAHSMRFAMTSFLLNIGMSVDEVVAMFNVSPDFDEEKTRYQIEHIAGSSGTPYKPPSCNTMRTYGNCYNPDEICKSIKHPLGYYSRRMWFKNKAEKENQKKT; encoded by the coding sequence ATGGAAAGCAGAGATCTGGCCTTATATCCTTTCGTATCCGAGGCATCCGAATATGTCGGTAGCCTCGGTTTTTCACCAGAGAGACTATTATCCTCCCGCGCACTTGACGCGGCCCGCATGCGCGGAAAGGAACGTGTCACACAATCACTGACCGGAGAGATAGAAAAACCCTCACCTTCAGCTTCGGAAGAGGGAAAGATACTCACCGAGCTCTTATCCTACCCTTTTGCCAGGATATTGGTATCCTGCATAGATGACCAGTTCCTGATAAGGAAATATGCACTTGCAGAAGCAAAGGCTGCATACAGGCTCCTTAAGACACAACAACCGGAATTCCTGCAGGAGATTGGGGTTGATTTCCGCATCAATGCAGATACTTACGAGAATGAGGACACACATGACATCCTTTTCGACCTTCATTTTACCGATTACATAAGGCTTGCAAGTCCCTTAAAGGACCTCAACTGGAAGCTTGTCAACAGGAAAATGAAAGCAGGCCATGTGAGGATCACAAAGGAAGAGTTCGCCCGTCTGCTCCAGGAAGCCATTCGTGTACGTATACAGAATGCACTGCCACTAGCAGTTCCTGACGAGATATGCGAGGCATGCAACCCCCACCTTACAGATATCAACGAGACCCTTGAAGAAAAGAAATCCGATTTTGGTGTCGGAGAGTTCCAGAAGGTCGAAAGTGAACTGTTCCCCCCATGTATCGTAGAGGCTATCGCAAAGGTCAGGGCAGGAGTGAACCTCGCCCATTCAATGAGATTTGCAATGACATCGTTCCTGCTCAACATAGGGATGTCCGTGGACGAGGTCGTCGCCATGTTCAATGTATCGCCTGACTTTGACGAAGAGAAAACGCGCTACCAGATAGAGCATATTGCAGGCTCCTCAGGTACGCCCTACAAGCCACCGTCCTGCAACACCATGCGCACATACGGCAACTGCTACAATCCTGATGAGATCTGCAAGAGCATTAAGCATCCATTAGGATATTACAGCAGAAGGATGTGGTTCAAGAACAAAGCGGAAAAAGAGAATCAAAAGAAGACCTGA
- a CDS encoding cobyrinate a,c-diamide synthase has protein sequence MKRSVLIAGTHSGVGKTTVAMGVMAALTKRNMNVQPYKVGPDYIDPTHHTAICGRSSRNLDTFMMGVEGVRRTVENSYKDADISVIEGVMGLYDGMNSTEIASSAHVAKSLDIPVILVVNVHGMSRSTGAIVKGFTEFDKDVNIAGVILNRVGSPRHAQMIKDVLPDIPVVGAVPRNQDVKVPSRHLGLHMAGEQDYDVGKLAEFIEENVDIDAILSLASEPKKPEVEDERCIEDMSEVTIGVARDAAFCFYYEEMFDMFRKCGAKIEFFSPLDGEIPEVDGMYFGGGYPELNIAELEKSRTTKKLKDLSADGMPIYGECGGLQYLCSSYEIEDVVYKMADLFPAETLLTKKLQALGYTHGVAKGKFIKGPVRGHEFHYSLTECDSDSRLIYEMERGKGIMNGKDGITEHNSLASYMHAHPASFPVDSFVEECRKYGRK, from the coding sequence ATGAAACGATCGGTCCTAATTGCAGGAACACATAGCGGCGTAGGCAAAACCACTGTAGCAATGGGTGTTATGGCCGCTCTTACGAAAAGGAATATGAATGTACAGCCTTACAAGGTTGGTCCTGATTATATTGATCCTACACATCACACTGCCATATGCGGCAGGTCCTCAAGGAACCTTGATACATTCATGATGGGTGTTGAAGGGGTTCGAAGGACTGTTGAGAACAGCTACAAGGACGCTGATATTTCCGTTATCGAAGGTGTGATGGGTCTGTACGACGGTATGAACTCCACGGAGATCGCCAGCTCAGCCCATGTTGCCAAGTCACTTGATATTCCTGTAATTCTGGTCGTAAATGTTCATGGTATGTCCAGAAGCACTGGTGCCATAGTCAAGGGTTTCACCGAGTTCGACAAAGACGTTAACATTGCAGGTGTTATCCTGAACAGGGTGGGGAGTCCGCGTCACGCTCAGATGATAAAGGACGTACTTCCTGACATTCCTGTTGTGGGCGCAGTTCCAAGGAACCAGGATGTAAAGGTCCCCTCAAGGCACCTTGGCCTGCACATGGCCGGTGAGCAGGACTACGATGTCGGCAAGCTCGCAGAGTTCATTGAGGAGAACGTTGACATCGATGCGATCCTTTCTCTTGCTTCCGAGCCAAAGAAACCTGAGGTTGAGGATGAAAGGTGTATCGAGGACATGTCAGAGGTTACCATTGGTGTTGCCCGTGATGCTGCATTCTGTTTCTATTACGAAGAAATGTTCGACATGTTCAGGAAATGTGGTGCAAAGATCGAGTTCTTCAGTCCTCTTGATGGCGAGATTCCTGAAGTTGATGGTATGTATTTCGGCGGTGGCTATCCTGAGCTGAACATTGCCGAACTTGAAAAATCCCGGACCACAAAGAAGCTCAAAGATCTTTCCGCAGACGGTATGCCGATCTATGGTGAATGTGGTGGATTGCAGTACCTTTGCAGTTCCTATGAGATAGAGGATGTTGTTTACAAGATGGCAGACCTTTTCCCAGCAGAGACCCTCCTTACAAAGAAACTTCAGGCACTTGGATATACTCACGGTGTTGCAAAAGGTAAGTTCATCAAAGGACCTGTCAGGGGGCACGAGTTCCACTACTCTCTCACAGAGTGCGACAGTGATTCAAGGCTTATCTATGAGATGGAGCGCGGGAAAGGTATCATGAACGGCAAGGATGGAATCACAGAGCACAATTCCCTTGCAAGTTACATGCACGCACACCCTGCTTCTTTCCCTGTGGACAGTTTTGTGGAAGAATGCCGTAAGTATGGCAGGAAATAA